The following coding sequences lie in one Tichowtungia aerotolerans genomic window:
- a CDS encoding TrkA C-terminal domain-containing protein — protein MVEMIVQSGSDISGQTVQAAGLRQLPGGYLVEIIREKQVIAPVEPAMILQDLDRLVFAGDVESIVELRNSKNLRISEDTRFSLTVPLSDRRIVEAVVSPTCPEIGFKIRDCNFRKRYNAAILALARNGRRVEGRIGNIRLQAGDTLLVESHAGFIPRQKDSRDFLLICELQDAILVNHHRAPLAALILLGMILSVAFQITSMLNAAAGASASFVTPIGYQTNLMIFGPGRYRFSDYLNIGIPLTLLVGITAIKLAPHIWPF, from the coding sequence ATGGTCGAAATGATCGTACAGTCCGGCAGCGACATCTCAGGACAAACGGTTCAGGCGGCCGGTTTGCGGCAACTGCCGGGCGGGTATCTCGTGGAAATCATTCGCGAAAAACAGGTGATTGCCCCGGTTGAGCCGGCCATGATTCTGCAGGATCTGGATCGACTGGTTTTTGCAGGGGATGTTGAATCCATTGTCGAGTTGCGAAACTCTAAAAATCTTCGAATCTCAGAAGATACCCGCTTTTCCCTGACCGTTCCGCTCAGCGACCGCCGAATTGTCGAAGCGGTGGTTTCACCAACCTGCCCGGAAATCGGATTTAAAATCCGAGACTGCAATTTCCGCAAACGCTACAATGCCGCAATTCTGGCGCTGGCCCGCAATGGCCGGAGAGTAGAGGGACGAATCGGTAATATTCGGTTGCAAGCCGGAGACACCCTGCTCGTGGAATCTCACGCAGGCTTTATTCCTCGCCAAAAAGACTCGCGCGACTTCCTTCTGATCTGCGAACTGCAGGATGCCATACTCGTAAACCATCATCGGGCTCCGCTGGCGGCTCTGATTCTCCTCGGCATGATTCTTTCAGTCGCCTTCCAGATCACCAGCATGCTGAATGCAGCGGCCGGCGCGTCCGCAAGTTTTGTAACGCCGATCGGCTACCAAACCAACCTGATGATTTTTGGCCCCGGAAGATACCGTTTTTCTGATTATTTAAACATTGGCATTCCACTCACCTTATTAGTGGGAATCACAGCAATCAAACTGGCTCCACATATATGGCCTTTCTAA
- a CDS encoding SLC13 family permease, translating into MDTSAVGSLGWDAWLTLAVVSGIFLSAVLTRLSTDVVFWGGTGLLMICGILDTKAALAGFSSPGVITVGVLYIIVSGLQETGALLWIYTRVMGHPATLRRAQSRLMFPVFILSGFLNNTPVVAMFIPVLMQWVRRLGRSASQFLIPLSYASILGGM; encoded by the coding sequence ATGGATACAAGCGCCGTTGGGTCGCTGGGCTGGGACGCTTGGCTTACCCTCGCTGTCGTGAGCGGTATTTTTTTAAGCGCCGTACTTACACGTCTCAGCACCGATGTTGTCTTTTGGGGCGGGACGGGCCTGCTGATGATCTGCGGCATTCTGGATACAAAAGCCGCATTGGCCGGATTCAGTTCCCCCGGCGTCATCACAGTCGGAGTGCTTTACATTATTGTCTCCGGACTGCAGGAAACAGGAGCACTGCTATGGATTTACACCCGAGTCATGGGGCACCCCGCCACCCTTCGACGAGCCCAATCGAGGTTGATGTTTCCTGTTTTCATTCTGAGTGGTTTTTTGAACAACACTCCGGTCGTTGCCATGTTTATCCCGGTTTTGATGCAGTGGGTTCGCCGACTCGGACGATCCGCATCGCAGTTTCTGATTCCACTGAGCTATGCGTCCATCCTCGGCGGCATGTGA
- a CDS encoding RrF2 family transcriptional regulator has protein sequence MKLTTKSEYALLIMIFLARTEADQFARLEDICATYDLSQKYAEQLTSTLKKSGLVAARRGVAGGYQLARPAAEISMAEIVRLMDGALAPIGAISEYFPCRSLLEKETGVMNVMQDIRDYTANIMEGKTLADLA, from the coding sequence ATGAAGTTAACCACGAAAAGCGAATACGCCCTGTTGATCATGATTTTTCTAGCGCGAACCGAAGCGGACCAGTTTGCGCGGCTGGAAGATATCTGCGCGACATACGACCTGTCACAAAAATATGCGGAACAGCTGACCAGCACATTGAAAAAGTCGGGACTGGTTGCTGCGCGACGCGGCGTGGCGGGAGGCTACCAGCTCGCCCGACCAGCCGCCGAAATTTCCATGGCAGAGATTGTGCGTCTTATGGATGGCGCCTTGGCTCCAATCGGCGCAATCAGTGAATACTTCCCATGTCGTTCTCTGCTTGAGAAAGAAACCGGCGTGATGAATGTCATGCAGGATATTCGCGATTACACGGCCAACATAATGGAAGGCAAAACACTGGCAGATCTGGCGTAG
- a CDS encoding SDR family NAD(P)-dependent oxidoreductase: MKTPKVHPKTVLVTGCSSGIGLATAKLLRNRGWQVVPTARKPEDLDMLRRDEFAPVRLDVTDSASIADASAEVMNRFNGQLGALVNNAGFGITAAMEDCSRDMLRAVFEVNLFGMQELTNRFVPVFRKQGYGRIVNVSSVLGELSLPFAGAYSASKFAVEAASDALRRELFDSGVAVSIIQPGPIDSRFSKNLAHRTDEFAGNPTSPFLSFYKEAIETRKNGTAGRTAEGFMKPPEAVAEAVFQCLEKSRPPIRVRVTAPAHFGAFARRFLPAALIDAVAVSKLRKKLQNRT, encoded by the coding sequence ATGAAAACTCCCAAAGTACATCCCAAAACCGTTCTGGTCACCGGCTGTTCGTCGGGCATCGGACTGGCGACAGCAAAACTGCTGCGCAACCGCGGCTGGCAGGTAGTGCCGACCGCCCGCAAACCGGAAGACCTCGACATGCTCCGCCGTGATGAATTCGCCCCGGTACGGCTGGACGTGACCGACAGCGCATCGATTGCCGATGCGTCCGCCGAAGTGATGAACCGCTTTAACGGACAACTCGGGGCATTGGTCAACAATGCCGGATTCGGAATCACTGCGGCAATGGAAGACTGTTCTCGCGACATGCTGCGCGCGGTCTTTGAAGTCAACCTGTTCGGAATGCAGGAACTGACGAACCGGTTTGTTCCAGTTTTCCGCAAACAGGGATACGGCCGCATCGTTAATGTCAGCTCGGTACTGGGCGAATTGTCCCTGCCCTTTGCCGGAGCTTACTCGGCATCCAAATTCGCGGTCGAAGCCGCATCAGACGCCCTGCGTCGCGAACTGTTCGATTCCGGCGTTGCGGTTTCCATCATTCAACCCGGTCCGATCGACAGCAGATTTTCAAAAAATCTGGCTCACCGAACCGATGAATTTGCCGGGAACCCGACCTCCCCCTTCTTATCCTTTTATAAGGAAGCGATTGAAACACGAAAAAACGGCACCGCCGGCCGCACCGCCGAAGGATTTATGAAACCACCGGAAGCGGTCGCGGAAGCCGTTTTCCAATGTTTGGAAAAATCCCGTCCGCCGATCCGCGTCCGCGTTACTGCCCCGGCTCATTTCGGAGCATTCGCCCGTCGGTTTCTGCCCGCGGCGCTGATTGATGCGGTTGCGGTTTCCAAACTTCGGAAAAAACTGCAGAACCGCACCTGA
- a CDS encoding class I SAM-dependent methyltransferase, translating into MNTQNLSDAGSYKFGRFEKNAEELERLKLQATIALKHEQKIWEQTGLKPGMNVLDLACGPGFTACELAKIVGDDGQVTGIDINEELIATAHQAKESEGVKNVSFTLGNLYELDLPENSFDFVYARFVFQHLEKPELALSNIRKILKPGGILCILDIDDNWTSFSPGSDAFIKFIRKAGAGQKQKGGNRLIGSQLYGLLNETSYQNISTQIHPITTEDLGIRYFLGVAVLFRVEMLNKVQKLLALPQLRTIKKAAEDPKAWGALGIFVTSGRK; encoded by the coding sequence ATGAATACGCAAAACCTCTCCGACGCCGGCTCTTACAAATTCGGCCGCTTTGAAAAGAACGCCGAAGAGCTCGAACGCCTCAAACTGCAGGCGACCATCGCGCTGAAACATGAGCAGAAAATCTGGGAACAGACTGGGCTCAAACCCGGCATGAATGTGCTCGACCTTGCGTGCGGCCCGGGCTTCACCGCCTGCGAACTCGCCAAAATCGTCGGCGACGATGGGCAGGTCACCGGCATTGACATCAACGAAGAACTGATCGCCACAGCCCATCAGGCCAAAGAATCCGAAGGGGTTAAAAACGTCTCATTCACGCTTGGCAACCTCTACGAGCTCGACCTGCCGGAAAACAGCTTCGACTTTGTCTACGCCCGCTTCGTTTTCCAACATCTGGAAAAGCCGGAGCTGGCGCTCTCCAATATTCGAAAAATCCTGAAACCCGGCGGCATTCTCTGCATTCTGGACATTGACGACAACTGGACCAGTTTCTCGCCGGGAAGCGACGCATTCATCAAATTTATTCGCAAAGCGGGCGCCGGGCAGAAACAAAAAGGCGGCAACCGCCTGATCGGAAGCCAGCTTTACGGACTGCTCAATGAAACCAGCTATCAGAATATTTCGACCCAAATTCATCCCATTACAACCGAAGACCTCGGTATCCGCTATTTCCTGGGGGTCGCCGTCCTTTTTCGCGTCGAAATGCTTAATAAAGTCCAGAAACTGCTGGCCCTGCCTCAGCTGCGAACAATCAAAAAAGCAGCAGAAGATCCCAAGGCATGGGGCGCACTGGGAATTTTTGTCACCTCCGGCAGGAAATAG
- a CDS encoding hybrid sensor histidine kinase/response regulator: protein MAKDHLLVIDDELGPRESLRFLFKDTYNVVCADSVDKGVEALKQQSPDCIITDIKMPGKSGIEGLKEIRVIDRQVSIIMLTGFGSLETAQEAIRHGATDYLQKPFNTKEIRDVVARYVQRTKLNRKQIAAADHLESLTAELQNQLNAKEKLAQLGEKSSEFVHDLNNPLSVINGYVQILIQDIRDKKNQQKEINVNYLEQIEKSVSRCQDMLTLWRERSQRASSSIQKIELKNPVTEVAANAKTLAVQKQAHVLLNDGPDHCLVEGDDVQIFRAIQNIVGNALEALPEEGGNINISWRIDGTRALVEVEDNGGGFPSEKLADMQTKYYTTKGQSGGMGLGLFITKNIVEAHGGSLILANNNSGTGALVTLAFPLLK from the coding sequence ATGGCAAAAGACCACCTGCTTGTAATCGATGACGAACTCGGGCCGAGAGAAAGCCTGCGCTTTCTCTTCAAAGACACGTACAATGTTGTATGTGCCGACTCGGTTGACAAAGGTGTTGAGGCACTGAAACAACAGTCTCCAGACTGCATTATCACCGACATTAAAATGCCCGGAAAAAGCGGCATTGAAGGTCTTAAAGAAATCCGCGTCATTGACCGGCAGGTCTCCATCATCATGCTCACCGGATTCGGCTCACTGGAAACCGCTCAGGAGGCCATCCGGCACGGAGCAACCGACTACCTTCAGAAACCTTTCAATACCAAAGAAATCCGGGACGTTGTCGCACGCTATGTTCAACGCACCAAACTCAATCGGAAACAGATTGCCGCAGCCGACCACCTCGAAAGCCTTACAGCAGAACTGCAGAACCAGCTCAACGCCAAGGAAAAACTGGCTCAGCTTGGAGAGAAATCCTCTGAATTCGTTCACGATCTGAACAATCCGCTCAGCGTCATCAACGGCTATGTCCAGATTTTAATCCAGGACATCAGGGACAAAAAAAACCAGCAAAAAGAAATCAACGTCAATTATCTCGAACAAATCGAAAAAAGCGTCTCACGCTGCCAGGATATGCTGACGTTGTGGAGAGAGCGTTCTCAGCGAGCCTCCTCTTCTATCCAGAAAATTGAACTGAAAAACCCCGTTACAGAAGTCGCGGCAAACGCAAAAACCCTCGCCGTACAAAAACAGGCCCATGTTCTGCTGAACGACGGACCGGACCATTGCCTCGTCGAAGGAGATGATGTCCAGATCTTCCGCGCAATTCAGAATATTGTCGGAAATGCTCTCGAAGCACTCCCTGAAGAAGGCGGGAACATCAACATCAGCTGGCGAATTGATGGTACACGCGCCCTGGTGGAAGTGGAAGACAACGGCGGCGGCTTTCCTTCTGAAAAGCTCGCGGACATGCAAACGAAGTACTACACCACCAAAGGCCAGTCCGGCGGCATGGGGCTCGGCCTGTTCATTACGAAAAACATTGTCGAAGCGCACGGCGGCTCATTGATTCTGGCAAACAACAACAGCGGCACCGGAGCACTCGTCACCCTTGCATTCCCGCTGCTTAAATGA
- a CDS encoding OmpP1/FadL family transporter, whose protein sequence is MLHPNRILTSSILLSIFAQTCIFADGYRNPPEGAAAIGAFGGHRAFADDANATIHNSANLVDLEEPMLQINTTIGYGETEFQNTIGSDRTENPWFAIPGLSIATPIKDGKYAFGFSSYIAFGRSVQWGSSSPFALNGYPYEGSMMVADFTPNFAIRLTDSISFGIGPDIYYGEVEQKQFLYGFAGLPAGTHSKLTADGTALGWNCALTWKMTDRQRLAATYRSPFTIKYEGDNEYSYGGNTLLKSDVNAKIEYPTIVGLAYGLELTDTLRTEINAEWLEFSQYQNLTINDSALPVAVVAQQKLKDTWTIGIGGEWDFSEHWTARSGFMYLKNPTPNKTYGTLGPDENQGVLSLGLGYENEKYLFDIGYAVGLFGGRAVSGSVNSPDGDYDYNVHLISLSCGYKF, encoded by the coding sequence ATGCTCCATCCCAACCGGATACTCACCTCCAGTATTCTTCTGTCCATTTTCGCACAGACCTGTATTTTTGCTGACGGATATAGAAACCCTCCGGAAGGAGCTGCTGCAATCGGGGCTTTTGGGGGGCATCGGGCTTTCGCCGATGACGCCAATGCAACGATCCACAACTCGGCCAACCTGGTTGATCTGGAAGAACCAATGCTGCAAATCAACACAACCATTGGTTATGGAGAAACGGAATTTCAAAATACCATTGGCAGTGACCGCACCGAGAATCCATGGTTCGCCATTCCCGGGCTTTCCATTGCGACCCCGATCAAAGACGGAAAATATGCCTTTGGGTTCTCCTCCTACATCGCTTTTGGGCGCTCCGTCCAATGGGGCAGCTCTAGCCCGTTCGCTCTCAATGGCTATCCTTATGAAGGCAGCATGATGGTTGCTGATTTTACTCCTAATTTCGCCATACGCTTAACCGACTCTATCTCCTTTGGTATAGGCCCTGATATTTATTATGGCGAAGTTGAACAAAAACAGTTTCTATACGGTTTTGCAGGTTTACCCGCCGGAACCCACTCAAAACTCACAGCCGACGGCACCGCACTTGGCTGGAATTGCGCCCTCACATGGAAGATGACTGATCGCCAGCGACTGGCCGCAACCTACCGGTCTCCCTTTACCATTAAATATGAGGGCGATAATGAATACTCATACGGCGGGAACACCCTGTTGAAAAGCGATGTGAATGCAAAAATCGAGTATCCGACCATCGTTGGGCTGGCTTACGGACTCGAACTTACCGATACCCTTCGCACTGAAATAAACGCCGAGTGGCTCGAATTCTCCCAATATCAAAACTTAACCATTAATGATTCAGCTCTTCCAGTCGCTGTGGTAGCTCAGCAAAAGCTAAAAGATACCTGGACAATCGGAATCGGCGGCGAATGGGATTTTTCCGAGCACTGGACTGCCCGATCAGGGTTTATGTATCTCAAAAATCCAACTCCCAACAAAACCTACGGAACTCTCGGTCCGGATGAAAACCAAGGAGTTCTTTCTCTTGGGCTTGGCTATGAAAATGAAAAATATCTGTTCGACATTGGGTATGCGGTTGGATTGTTTGGAGGACGAGCCGTTTCCGGATCCGTTAACAGCCCCGATGGAGACTACGATTATAATGTTCATCTGATCAGCCTTTCCTGCGGCTATAAATTCTGA
- a CDS encoding beta-ketoacyl-[acyl-carrier-protein] synthase family protein: MISSSSNRVVVTGMGIVSPCGIGLDAYWDALINCKSGIGPITLFDTSDYPLKIAGEIKDFDLRDHFERDCKPNRLGRQTQLGLVACKMAVEHAGLDGNFRGDAPLRLVVGVCSAAADIIEKAKEIIMTKGADRVRPYMVGACQPHAISAALVSLLNTQVSVTTLSSACPSGLDAMSTAFKMISRGESDIVIVGATDSPLSNTGVAGFAAAGIPSCSTDFPPEEISRPFDEKRSGVVISEGAGFVVLERFDSALARGAKPLMEILGGATVTDTPEATEGMEGLYHSMDMALKNSGLCPGEVDYICANACSDQFGDIAEVQRIKKLFGEYAYQLPVSSIRGVTGHPLAAAGMFQVIACALMMKHQKVIPTANLHFSDPECDLDHVPLFARNISISTAIANGHGMGGENSSIVMKSVE; the protein is encoded by the coding sequence ATGATTTCTTCATCTTCAAATAGAGTGGTTGTTACAGGCATGGGAATTGTCTCTCCTTGTGGTATAGGGCTTGATGCCTATTGGGATGCTCTGATCAACTGCAAGAGCGGTATTGGGCCGATTACTTTATTCGATACGAGTGATTATCCTCTAAAAATCGCTGGAGAAATCAAGGATTTCGATTTGCGAGATCATTTTGAAAGGGATTGTAAACCAAACCGGTTGGGCAGACAGACTCAGTTAGGTTTAGTTGCATGTAAGATGGCCGTTGAGCATGCCGGTTTGGATGGTAATTTCCGAGGAGATGCACCATTACGATTGGTGGTCGGAGTTTGCAGTGCGGCTGCCGATATTATCGAAAAAGCCAAAGAAATTATCATGACAAAAGGAGCAGATCGTGTTCGCCCTTATATGGTAGGGGCATGCCAGCCCCATGCGATTAGTGCAGCGTTAGTAAGTCTGCTTAATACTCAGGTTTCAGTAACAACTTTGTCGTCAGCCTGTCCATCAGGATTAGATGCCATGTCTACGGCCTTTAAAATGATCTCTCGAGGAGAGTCTGATATTGTGATTGTTGGCGCTACAGACTCTCCATTGAGTAATACAGGTGTCGCGGGATTTGCTGCGGCTGGAATACCTTCTTGTTCGACAGATTTTCCTCCTGAAGAAATCAGTCGCCCTTTTGATGAGAAGCGAAGTGGGGTTGTGATTTCTGAAGGAGCAGGTTTTGTTGTTCTTGAACGATTTGATTCTGCTTTGGCACGTGGAGCAAAACCTCTAATGGAAATTCTTGGTGGTGCTACAGTCACGGATACTCCCGAAGCAACAGAAGGGATGGAAGGTCTTTATCACTCGATGGATATGGCTCTGAAAAATTCCGGCCTCTGTCCTGGTGAAGTGGATTATATTTGTGCAAATGCTTGTAGTGATCAATTTGGTGATATTGCGGAAGTTCAGCGGATAAAAAAGCTTTTTGGCGAATATGCATATCAACTGCCGGTTAGTTCGATTCGAGGTGTAACCGGACATCCCTTAGCTGCAGCAGGAATGTTTCAGGTCATTGCGTGTGCATTGATGATGAAACATCAGAAAGTTATACCTACCGCTAATCTTCATTTCTCAGATCCTGAATGTGATCTAGATCATGTACCTCTTTTTGCGCGGAATATTAGTATATCTACTGCGATTGCCAATGGTCATGGAATGGGTGGAGAAAACAGTTCCATAGTGATGAAGAGTGTAGAGTGA
- a CDS encoding ATP-binding protein produces the protein MNLFQIIIFIGLIGNTVLGLFVLLSNPKRAANIGFFSLTLSMMLWLGSMFFCSYQHSPRMLLFWIRQTSMFAGLIPLGVSILKLTIVHDSLSLRRGFYELRYWLLVSFSIIILCHSSVFVLSASNPTASELVPPTEYGWGFIVYMAFFIGAIINFIFSFWRIAKGRGGAQKTEIQFLQLGCVASFIIGVFLIAFAEILGDQELSLFVPLSVLALDGFVAYGIATRRILAAPEVLQRVVSYLLMCLYLSVLYICAEWVGSHIFRWFVIDTTYFSGLLAALVVAFSVVPAQRWMQRFSYHLFSSSHQFDVDQVLEEAGHVFQEVSTDETLMALFSGFIIRAFQTTRVVLLKVGADGVFRHHYAFPEWGEKTDLSLSSQSSLVELVRRDAEPFTEDTLERMRPSILVNGARRDMRALGASVAVGSFTHKKLQMVVLLYPKTSRAIYDLREQKALQLVCNQLAVALENANLYTAVQNGKIYNEILLDSLTSGIVAVDDARQVTVFNQRAQTITHLPVEDIVNESMEQLPAALTEIVEKILTTGAGVRDYDTFIDTGEDRVPVRVSGSAFHGHTGKHLGALLVFSDMTLLRKMEERIRRTDRLSSIGTLSAGMAHEIRNPLVTIKTFTELLPEQYGNQEFRETFFDLVDQEVQRIDAIVNRLLNFARPAKASLKPVYLHDIIENSIRLVEQQVINNKIQLQTNLAAEHHLILADAEQINQTLVNFFLNAIQAMDLGGTLSVETMLNKSAICIDVRDTGCGLSEEHEKHIFDPFFTTKESGVGLGLSVSHGIIQEHQGTIHVDSEPGKGTVFHVELPLIDEKEI, from the coding sequence GTGAACCTTTTTCAGATAATTATATTCATTGGATTGATCGGGAATACTGTACTCGGTCTCTTTGTTTTGTTATCCAACCCAAAGCGTGCCGCAAATATTGGGTTCTTTTCATTAACTCTATCCATGATGTTATGGTTAGGGTCGATGTTCTTTTGCTCTTATCAGCATTCTCCAAGGATGCTGCTTTTTTGGATTCGGCAAACATCAATGTTCGCAGGGTTAATTCCTTTGGGAGTCAGTATATTAAAATTAACGATTGTTCATGATTCTTTAAGTCTGAGGCGTGGTTTTTATGAATTGCGATATTGGTTGTTGGTATCCTTTTCAATAATCATTTTATGTCATTCTTCTGTATTCGTCCTCTCAGCTAGCAATCCTACAGCAAGCGAGTTGGTTCCTCCCACTGAGTATGGATGGGGATTTATCGTTTATATGGCATTTTTTATAGGTGCCATTATTAATTTTATTTTTTCTTTTTGGAGGATTGCCAAAGGGCGGGGCGGGGCTCAGAAGACGGAAATTCAGTTTCTACAACTGGGGTGTGTCGCCAGTTTCATAATTGGTGTCTTTCTTATAGCTTTTGCAGAGATTTTAGGCGACCAAGAACTTAGTTTGTTTGTTCCCCTTTCTGTTCTGGCTTTAGATGGATTTGTTGCTTACGGGATTGCTACGCGCCGTATTCTTGCCGCGCCTGAAGTTTTACAGCGAGTGGTATCCTATCTTCTGATGTGCCTGTATTTGTCTGTCTTGTATATTTGCGCAGAATGGGTGGGTAGCCATATATTTCGTTGGTTTGTAATTGATACGACTTATTTTTCAGGTTTGTTGGCAGCCTTGGTTGTCGCGTTTTCTGTGGTTCCTGCACAACGTTGGATGCAACGGTTTTCTTACCATTTATTCTCCTCTTCACATCAATTTGATGTTGATCAGGTATTGGAAGAAGCGGGGCATGTTTTTCAGGAAGTTTCTACCGATGAAACTCTGATGGCGTTGTTTTCCGGATTTATTATTCGGGCTTTTCAGACAACTCGGGTGGTTTTGCTTAAAGTTGGAGCAGATGGAGTATTTCGGCACCATTACGCTTTTCCAGAATGGGGCGAGAAAACAGACTTATCTCTCAGTTCTCAAAGCAGCCTTGTGGAGTTGGTGCGTCGTGACGCAGAACCTTTTACGGAGGATACTCTGGAGCGGATGCGTCCTTCGATTCTGGTGAATGGTGCTCGCAGGGACATGAGGGCGCTTGGCGCTTCCGTCGCGGTTGGCAGTTTTACTCATAAAAAACTGCAAATGGTTGTTCTATTGTACCCTAAAACAAGCAGGGCTATTTATGACCTCCGTGAGCAAAAGGCGTTGCAGCTGGTTTGCAACCAGCTTGCTGTGGCTTTAGAAAATGCTAACCTTTATACAGCTGTCCAGAATGGGAAGATTTACAACGAAATTCTGCTCGATTCTCTGACCAGCGGGATTGTCGCGGTGGATGATGCTCGTCAGGTAACCGTTTTTAATCAACGGGCTCAGACAATCACTCATCTGCCTGTTGAAGATATTGTTAACGAATCAATGGAACAGCTGCCAGCGGCGTTGACTGAGATTGTCGAAAAGATTTTAACCACTGGGGCAGGCGTCCGGGATTACGATACTTTTATTGATACAGGAGAAGATCGGGTTCCTGTTCGGGTCAGTGGATCGGCTTTTCATGGGCACACTGGCAAACATCTGGGAGCTCTCCTGGTGTTCAGTGATATGACCCTTTTGCGTAAAATGGAAGAGAGGATTCGCCGAACGGATCGTTTGTCCAGTATCGGAACTCTGTCTGCCGGTATGGCTCATGAGATACGAAACCCTCTGGTAACGATTAAAACCTTCACAGAGCTTCTCCCTGAACAATATGGAAATCAGGAGTTCCGGGAAACCTTCTTTGATCTGGTCGACCAGGAAGTTCAGCGAATTGATGCAATTGTTAACCGGCTGTTAAATTTTGCACGCCCGGCCAAGGCTTCTTTAAAGCCGGTTTACTTGCATGACATCATTGAAAACTCCATTCGTCTGGTCGAACAGCAGGTCATTAATAACAAGATTCAATTGCAGACAAATCTGGCTGCTGAGCATCACTTGATTTTGGCAGATGCTGAGCAGATCAACCAGACGCTGGTTAATTTTTTCCTGAACGCCATTCAGGCCATGGACCTCGGCGGAACTTTAAGTGTCGAAACCATGCTGAATAAATCAGCCATTTGTATCGATGTCCGTGATACAGGCTGTGGTCTTTCTGAAGAGCATGAAAAACATATTTTTGACCCGTTTTTTACGACAAAAGAAAGTGGAGTGGGACTTGGGCTTTCTGTGTCACACGGAATTATTCAAGAGCATCAGGGCACCATTCACGTGGATAGTGAACCGGGCAAAGGAACGGTTTTTCATGTAGAATTGCCCCTGATTGATGAGAAGGAGATCTAA